A stretch of DNA from Longimicrobium sp.:
GCAGCGGAAGATCACCCGCATCCGCCTGGCAAAGCTGCTCTCCGATTGATCCTGTCTGCTGACCCTTTCGCTTTCCTGAGATGAGCGCGATCACCACACACGTGCTGGATACCACCCGGGGCCGCCCCGCATCCCGCGTCTCCATCCGCCTGGAACGCGGCTCCGAGTTGCTGGGCCGCGGTGAGACGGACGCGGACGGACGCCTGCGCACCCTGCTCCCGGCCGGGGCGGCGCTGGATGCCGGCGCGTACCGCCTGGTGTTCGACACCGGCGCCTGGTTCGCCGCGCAGGGGGTGGACGCGTTCTATCCCGAGGTCGCGGTGGACTTCATCGTCCGGGACGGCACGCAGCACTACCACGTTCCGCTCCTCCTGAGCCCGTTCGGCTACTCCACGTACCGCGGCAGCTGACCGCACCCCGCCCATGAGCCCGCCCGTGCGCGAACTGCTAGACCTGGTGTTTCGCTGGATGCACCTGATCGCCGGGATCATGTGGATCGGCAACTCGCTGCTGTGGAACTGGCTGGACCGCAACCTGGAGCCCTCCAAGACGGGCAAGGAGGGGATCGCGGGCGAGATCTGGCTGCTGCACAGCGGCGCCTTCTACTTCATGGAAAAGGACCTGCGCGGCTGGGACCGCGACCGTCCGCTGCACTGGTTCAAGTGGCAGGCGTACACCACCTGGCTCACCGGCGCATCGCTGCTGGTCGTGGTCTACTACGCCAGCGGCGGCGCCCTGCTGATCGACCCCGCCGTCCGCGACCTGTCGCCCGCGGCGGCCATCGGCATCGGTGCGGGGAACATCGTGGGTGGATGGCTGGCGTACGACCTGTTCCTGGGGCGGGCGGTTTCGCGGATGGGGCGGATGGGGGCCGTCGCGGGGCTGGCGCTGGTGCTGGCCGTCGCCTTCGGGCTGACGCAGGTGTTCAGCGGGCGCGCCGCGTTCCTTCACGTGGGCGCGCTGCTGGGCACGCTGATGGCGGGCAACGTGTTCCGCGTGATCATGCCGGCGCAGCGCGTGCTGGTGAGCGCGGTGGAGCGCGGCGGGCGGCCGGACCCCGGGCCCGCCAAGCGCGCCAAGGACCGGTCGATCCACAACAACTACATGACGTTCCCGGTGCTGGTGCTGATGCTCAGCAGCCACTTTCCCGCGTTGTACGGGCACCGGTGGAACTGGCTGGTGCTGGGCATCCTGGTGGTCACGGGGGCCACGGTGCGCCACATCCTGAACATCCGCTTCGGCTGGCCCCGGTGGAAGCCCGCGCTCGCCGCCACCTTCGCCACCTCCCTCGGCTTCCTCGCCCTGCTGACCGCGCGCCCCGCCCAGAGCCGCGCATCCAGCGCGGGCGAAGGCGAGCAGGTGACGTTCGCGCAGGCGAACGCCGTCATCCAGAAGCGCTGCGCCGTCTGCCACTCGGCTGACGCCGCGGATCGTACTTTTGGCGTGGCGCCGGCCGGCGTGGTGTTCGACACCCCCGAGCAGATCCGGTCGCGCATGGACCGCATCCGCGCACGGGCGGTGGAAACGCAGACCATGCCGCCCGCCAACAAGACGCACATGACGGCCGAGGAGCGCGCCCTGCTCGGCCGCTGGATCGCCCAGGGAGGCCGGATCGACTGATCGGAAGCCCCTGCTCACGTAGCCACATTGCAACACGGTGAAAGGCCATGCGACGTAACCTGTACGCGGCGCTCGCCGCCGTCGTTCTCACCGCCTGTGGCGACCCCACGGGCAGCAGCGCGAACCAGCAGGGGCTGCTCCGGTTCGACTACACGGGAGCCCTCACCGGCAGCTACGTGGCGGAGACCCCGGCGCAGGACACGTCCGGCACCGCCCCGTACGCGCTCGCGCGCACGAACCCGTTCGGCTACGAGATCGAATCGCGCGGCGCCCTGCAGACCCCGTCCGTCGTACGCGTGCGCATGGACACCGACCAGCGGGGCGCCGGCGTCTACGAAACCAGGCCGATCTGCGACCTTGCCGATGCCAGGAAATGCGCCCACGTCAGCATCGAGTTCCCCGCGGATCCGGCAACCGGCGTGCGGCAGCGGTACACCATGGTGACGGGCGCGGTGACCATCACCTCCACGAATGCTCGCCGGGTCCGTGGCACCTTCAGCGGCACCGCGCAACTGAACGTCGCACGGGAGATCCAGGTTCAGAACGGAGAATTCGACGTTCCCGTCCTCGCGCCGTGAGGGGCAGATGGGCGCCCATGGACGTATATGAGAGCAGCGGGAACGTCTTCGCCGATCTTGGCTTGCCAGATGCCGAGGAGCGCTACGCCAGGGCGATGCTCTCTCGCGCGATCGTGAAAGAGATCGAGGCGCGCGGCACGACAGCCGCGATGGATCTCGCGATCTCCGTGGAGTCGATCGCCAGCCTCGATGGGTACGCCAGTATCCCCATCGCCTTCGAGGTCGCCTCGGCGTTCGAGGTGTGCCGCGAGGGCGACCGATTCGTGCTCTCCGAAGAGTCTGTTTCCCCGCCGTACATCAAGGACTACGACGCCATCCCGGGTGAGCATCCGGCCGGGTGGGCGGAGCGTTTCGACGTTTCCAAGTGGGGCGTGCTCGCGGCGCGTGTCGGCGGCCGGCGCGTGGGTGGAGCGGTGATCGCGTTCGACACGCCCGGCCTCGACATGCTGGAAGGGCGGCGCGACCTGGCCGTGCTCTGGGACATCCGCGTCGCCCCCGAGGCGCGCGGCAAGGGCGTGGGCGCGGCGCTCTTCCACGCCGCAGAGGCGTGGGCGAGGGCCAGGGGCTGCCGCCACATCAAGGTGGAGACGCAGAACGTGAACGTGCCCGCTTGCAGGTTCTACGCGCGGCAGGGCTGCGTTCTCACCACGGTCGATCCCTCCGCCTATCCCGGGCTCCCAGGCGAAGTTCAACTGCTCTGGTACAAAGATCTCGGACCGGCGCCGAACACCTGACTAGAAGCTTGGAATGGCGAAAGCCCCGCGGGAGCGTGCTCCGGCGGGGCTTCTTCTCGTGGAGATGCGACGATCAGTGATGGCCGATGATGTGGTGGAACGATCGGCTGGCGAGGTCGT
This window harbors:
- the uraH gene encoding hydroxyisourate hydrolase, translated to MSAITTHVLDTTRGRPASRVSIRLERGSELLGRGETDADGRLRTLLPAGAALDAGAYRLVFDTGAWFAAQGVDAFYPEVAVDFIVRDGTQHYHVPLLLSPFGYSTYRGS
- a CDS encoding urate hydroxylase PuuD, translated to MSPPVRELLDLVFRWMHLIAGIMWIGNSLLWNWLDRNLEPSKTGKEGIAGEIWLLHSGAFYFMEKDLRGWDRDRPLHWFKWQAYTTWLTGASLLVVVYYASGGALLIDPAVRDLSPAAAIGIGAGNIVGGWLAYDLFLGRAVSRMGRMGAVAGLALVLAVAFGLTQVFSGRAAFLHVGALLGTLMAGNVFRVIMPAQRVLVSAVERGGRPDPGPAKRAKDRSIHNNYMTFPVLVLMLSSHFPALYGHRWNWLVLGILVVTGATVRHILNIRFGWPRWKPALAATFATSLGFLALLTARPAQSRASSAGEGEQVTFAQANAVIQKRCAVCHSADAADRTFGVAPAGVVFDTPEQIRSRMDRIRARAVETQTMPPANKTHMTAEERALLGRWIAQGGRID
- a CDS encoding GNAT family N-acetyltransferase: MDVYESSGNVFADLGLPDAEERYARAMLSRAIVKEIEARGTTAAMDLAISVESIASLDGYASIPIAFEVASAFEVCREGDRFVLSEESVSPPYIKDYDAIPGEHPAGWAERFDVSKWGVLAARVGGRRVGGAVIAFDTPGLDMLEGRRDLAVLWDIRVAPEARGKGVGAALFHAAEAWARARGCRHIKVETQNVNVPACRFYARQGCVLTTVDPSAYPGLPGEVQLLWYKDLGPAPNT